Below is a window of Microbacterium croceum DNA.
ACGGCCGCCGTGCGCACCTGCTCGACATGCAGACGCCCGAGCGCCATCCCGCCCAGCACGAAGGCCATCCACACCGTGATCGGGTAGGTGCCGTACAACACGAAGCCGATCCCCGCGCCGTAAGGGTTCAGCGTCACGGCGCCGAGCAGAGCGAGCAGCGCGGGGCCGGCGAGCGCGAGCACCGCGGAGGCGACGAGCAACTGCCACACCCGCCAGCGCAGGAAGGGGATGACGGCGACGTAGAGCAGCCCGTAGAGCGTGAGGATCACGGCGATCGGAGTGTTCAGCAGCTCGAGCGCCAGCCCGATCACGAAGATCACCGCTCCCCGGCCGATCAGGCTCAATCGGATGCTCGGGATGCGCTCACGGTCGGGCAGCGTGCTGCGCCCGGTCATCAGGGCGATCGAGACCCCGGCGAGCACCGCGAACAGGATCGAGGAGCGTCCGTGCACGAGGTCGGTCCAGGTGGCCGGGTCGAGCCACTGGAACGGCTCGGTCTCACCGATGTGCGCCCCGGCCATGCCGAGGATCGCGAGCCCGCGGGCGATGTCGAGGCCGAGGATCCGGGGCGGCCGTCCGAACTCTCGGAACCATTGAACAGGGCGAAGGGCGATGGTCACTCGATGATCGTAGAGGGCGAATCGCGGCATACGATGGAGGGCTATGTCCACACCCGTGATCTCGTACCCCCCGGAGCTGCCCGTCAGCGCGGCCAGGGAGGAGATCGCCGACGCCATCCGCGACCACCAGGTCGTGATCGTGGCCGGCGCGACCGGCTCGGGCAAGACCACCCAGCTGCCCAAGATCGCGCTCGAGCTCGGCCGCACACGCATCGCGCACACGCAGCCCCGCCGCCTGGCCGCGCGCACGATCGCCGAGCGCGTCGCCGAGGAGCTGCAGGTCGAGCTCGGCACGCTCGTCGGCTACAAGGTGCGCTTCACCGACAAGGTCTCCGACGACACGCGCATCGCGCTGATGACCGACGGCATCCTGCTCAACGAGATCCATCGCGACCGGCTGCTCACCCGCTACGACACGATCATCATCGACGAGGCGCACGAGCGCTCGCTCAACGTCGACTTCCTCCTCGGGTACCTCGTGCGGATCCTCCCCGAACGCCCTGACCTCAAGGTGATCATCACCTCGGCCACGATCGACCCGGAGAGCTTCGCGAAGCACTTCGCCCCCTCGACAGGCTCAGGCACCCAGGGTGATCCGGCGCCGATCATCGAGGTGTCCGGCCGCACATACCCGGTGGAGATCCGCTACCGGCCCCTGATCGACGACTCGGAAGAGACGTCAGCGGCACCGACGGCAGGAGAGCCGGAGGACGAGGTCTCGGCGATCGTCGCCGCTCTCCGCGAGCTCGACCGTGAAGCACCCGGCGACGTACTGGTGTTCCTCCCCGGTGAAGCCGAGATCCGTGACGCCGCCGATGCGGTGCGCGGCGCGTACGCCCACGACCGCTCCCCCACCGAGGTGCTCCCCCTGTTCGGTCGCCTGTCCGCCGCGGAGCAGCACCGGGTCTTCGAGCGCAGCCGTGTGGCCGGTATGCGCCGCCGCGTGATCCTGGCCACCAACGTCGCCGAGACGAGCCTCACGGTTCCCGGCATCCGCTATGTGATCGACACCGGGACCGCGCGCATCTCCCGGTACAGCAACCGCTCGAAGGTGCAGCGGCTGCCGATCGAAGCGATCTCGCAGGCCTCGGCGAACCAGCGCTCCGGCCGCGCCGGCCGCACGAGTGACGGCATCGCGATCCGCCTCTACTCCGAGGAGGACTTCGACCGCCGCCCCGAGTTCACCGAGCCCGAGATCCTGCGCACGTCGCTGGCCTCGGTGATCCTGCAGATGCTGTCGCTGGGCTTCGGAGACATCGCGGCGTTCCCGTTCCTCACCCCGCCCGACTCCCGCGGCGTGAAGGCCGCGTTCGATCTGCTCACCGAACTCGGCGCGGTCGAACCGTCGCGCCGCGACGGATCCCCGCACCTCACCCGCACGGGCCGCGACATCTCGCGCATGCCGATCGATCCTCGGTTCGCGCGGATGCTGATCGAGGCCGGCCGCCCGGGCTCCGCCGGGAGCGTCACGCGCGACGTGCTCGCCATCGTCTCGGGCATGACCATCCAGGATGTGCGGGAACGCCCGGAGGAGCGCCGCGAAGAGGCCGACCGGCTGCACGCCCGCTTCGTGGACCCGACCAGCGACTTCCTGACCCTGCTGAACCTCTGGAACCACCTGCGCGAACAGCAGCGCGAGCTCGGATCCAGCGCGTTCCGCCGGCTCTGCCGCGCCGAGCACCTGAACTACGTGCGGGTGCGGGAGTGGTTCGACGTGCACCGCCAGCTGCGCACCCTGGTGAAGTCGCCGGAGCGCCAGGGCCGCGACACCGGGGCGAGCGACCCCGACGCGATCCACCGCGCACTGCTGTCGGGACTCCTGTCGCAGATCGGCATCCTCGACGAGCGCAGCGCGCCCGGCGGGAAGTCGCATTCGCCCGCGAAGGACCCGAAGCGCCGCATCGCGGAGTACCGCGGTGCCCGCGGTATCCGGTTCTCGATCTTCCCCGGTTCCGGACTGCGCAAGAAGGCGCCGCAGGCCGTGATCGCGGCCGAGATCGTCGAGACCTCGCGCACCTTCGCCCGCACGGTCGCCGCGATCGACCCGGCCTGGGCGGAGTCGCTCGCCGGCGACCTCGCCAAGCGCCAGGTCACCGAGCCGCACTGGTCGAAGGATGCCGGCGCCGCCGTCGCCTTCGAGAAGGTGACGCTGTTCGGACTCGAGATCATCCCGCGGCGACGCGTGCAGTTCGCGCGCATAGACCGCGCGGCCTCCCGCGAGCTGTTCCTGCGTCATGCGCTGGTCGAGGGCGAATGGGACCCGACGCGCATCGACAAGCGGGTGAGCGCGTTCTGGCGCAGCAACGGCGAGCTGCGCAAGCGTCTCGAGAAGCTCGAGGAACGGGAACGGCGCCGCGACATCCTGGCCGGCGACGAGGCCGTGTACCGGTTCTACGACGAGCGCATCCCCGCGGACGTGTTCGACGTGCGCTCCTTCGAAGCCTGGTGGCGCGAGACGCTGCAGAGCACGCCGAAGCTGCTGGTGATGCGCGAGGGCGACCTGCTCGACGACGAGGAGCGCGCCGATCAGAGTGAGTTCCCGACCCGGTGGACGCAGGGCGACCAGGTGCTCGGGCTCGCCTACCGCTTCGAGCCCGGCGCCGCCGATGACGGGGTGAGCGTGGTCATCCCGCTCGCGCTCCTCGCGCAGGTCACGGACCGCGGCTTCGACTGGCAGGTGCCCGGACTTCGCGCCGAGCTGATCACCGGACTGCTGCGCGCGCTGCCCAAAGCCATCAGACGGCACGTCGTTCCTGCGGCCGACTGGGCCGAGAAGTTCGGCGCCGAGCTCGCGGGCGAGGGCCCGGAGTCGCACGGCGGTCTGCCCTCACGCACCCTGAAGGAAGCGCTCGCCCGGCTGATCCAGCCCCTCGCGAACCAGCTCGTCTCGGCGGCGGACTTCGAGGAGGAGCGGGTGCCGGCGCACCTGCGCATGAACTTCCGCGCGGTGGACGAGCGCGGGAGGACCGCCGGTTCCGGACGCGACCTCACCGCACTGCAGCAACAGCTCGCCGACCGGGCGCGCAGCAGCGTCGCCCGCTCGATCGCCGCTCCTCCACGGCCTCGCGGCGGTGCGAAGGAAGCGTCGGCAGCCGTGGCAGCGGCATCGGCGCGCGGCCCCATCGAGCAGGATGGCTTGACCGCCTGGACGTTCGGTGACCTCCCCGAGGTGCTCGACACCCGGGTCGCCGGCGGCGTCGTGCGCGGCTACCCGGCGATCGTCGACCAGGGCAAGACCGCGTCGGTGCGCGTGGAGTCGACGGCGGATGCCGCAGCTGCCGCGACCCGCGACGGCGTGCTGCGGCTGGTGCTGCTCGCGGTACCGTCACCGTCGTCGTACGTGCAGGAGCACCTCACGAGCCAGGAGAAGCTGGCACTCGCGGCCTCGCCGTATTCCTCAGCCGCCGCGCTGATCGAGGACTGCCGCGCCGCGGTGGCGCGTGCGGTGATCGACGCTTCGACCGGCTCAGCGACCGGCGAGGGACGCGGCGTGATCCGCACCGAGGCGGAGTTCACGCGCGTGCGCGATGCGGTCTCCGCATCCCTCGTCGACGACCTGTTCGCCTGCGTCTCGCTGGTCGCCCGCATCCTGACCGCCTCCCGCGAGGTCGAACGGGGCATCAAGTCGCAGAACTCCCTGGCCCTGCTCGGGCCGCTGAACGACATCCGCACGCAGCTCTCCGGCCTCCTGCATCCCGGCTTCGTCTCGGCGGCCGGCGTCGAGCGCCTCGCGCACTTCCCGCGCTACCTGGCAGGGATGCTCGACCGTCTGAAGATGCTCGCGAGCGAACCGGGCAAGGACCGCGCCCGCATGACCGAGTACGAGCGCATGGCGAAGGCATACGAGGATGCCGGTGGCACGATCCCCCTCGCACCAGGGGCTCCGGCCCCGATCGTGGAGACGCGGTGGCTGCTGGAGGAGTATCGGATCAGCGTGTTCGCGCAGCGCCTGGGTACCGCGCAACCGGTGTCGCCGCAGCGCATCATGAAGGCGCTGGCCGGGCGCTGATAGAGCAGGATCATCGTGATCAGGAGGAGCAATTCATCTGCCCCGCGAGGCCTCCGTGTCCACCGCGATCTCTCGGTCCTTAGACTGCTCCTGAGCTCGAGGCTCCCTGGTCGCCACTGTTCCCACTTCTCAAGTTGACGATCGCGCGGCCACCGTAACGCCAATCGTCGAATGCAAGAAAAGGCACGTGGGAGCAACCCAGGATGACCCAAACAACTCGCGTAAGCCCGAGCCTGGGAACTGCTTGGGCGCAACGACACGTGAAGGCCTTAGTCGCCTCATGATCCATGCGGGCGCCAACGCCACATTCCTGGACCGACGCACCTGAGCGCGTCTTTTTGCTACCAGCAAAGACAAGCCAGCGCGATCCTCAGCCCTCTGCCTCGACGCGTCTCTTTCGCGAGGCAGGAAGATAGCTGTACGTTTGCCGTATGCGTTTTACCGGGGTACGTGTCAAGAACTTTCGAACTGTGGGCGCTCAGGATGCCTTCTTAGATCTCAGCGACACGCTGACAATCATCGGGCCGAACAACTCTGGTAAGACCAACCTCCTGCAGTCTGTTCAGATGTTCTTTACTGGCTACGAGAATGAGCATGGCTACCTCGTGGATGAAGACTCTCCGCGTGGGAAAGGGGCGCGCACAAGCATCGTCGGCTACTTCGATGGCGATCCCGACGGACCGGATTCAGCGTTTTATGAGGATCTAGATCGCCTCTACGCCCTCTACAACTTAACTCGTCCGGGAACGAACATCGCCCTGTACCTGACTTTCTCCCCGTCTGGTAACCCCACGTACGTGTTCTTTCCAAACCAGAAGCGCCCAAGTGAGGGAGCCGTACAGTCGAACATCAGTCGCCTCCAGAAGCAGCTCGTGATCGACCTCCTTGGCCAGTTTGAATGCCACTTCATTCCGTCCGAGAAGAGCATGCGTGAGTTGGTCGACCACGTTCTTACGCCGTTCATCCGGGCAGTCGTTGTCGACGTGCTGCAACCACAGCTTGGCAAGATCCAGTCCGAGCTGGATGCAGTATCTACAAACATCACGGCCGCGCTAGAAGCCAGTGGCGTCAGTGGACTGAAGGCATCATTCGGGTTTCAAGGCGGATCGATCGAGAACATGCTAAGCGGGTTCGACTTTTACCTTAGCGACCCGTACAAAACCCCGCTGGCAAGAAAAGGCCAGGGCACCCAGAGCCTGGCCTTTATGGCAGCGTTGCATTGGGTTACCTCCAAAGAAGAGGAATTCGGTCGTCACTCTGTTTGGCTTATCGAGGAGCCAGAGTCCTTCCTGCACC
It encodes the following:
- a CDS encoding heparan-alpha-glucosaminide N-acetyltransferase domain-containing protein — protein: MTIALRPVQWFREFGRPPRILGLDIARGLAILGMAGAHIGETEPFQWLDPATWTDLVHGRSSILFAVLAGVSIALMTGRSTLPDRERIPSIRLSLIGRGAVIFVIGLALELLNTPIAVILTLYGLLYVAVIPFLRWRVWQLLVASAVLALAGPALLALLGAVTLNPYGAGIGFVLYGTYPITVWMAFVLGGMALGRLHVEQVRTAAVALGLGVLLAAAGYGLGALGSTAGVTGSSSSFSWSSDSSGASDTSILPGDSSTGEVLPNGWETYPQSLAEADPLGSALRAFLSVEPHSGGTAEILGSGGFALAVIALCLLLSRPLRWLLLPLGALGSMPLSAYSAHVLVIALLAGPGGYFTSNVLWAVLALGLLAVTTLWSMFVGRGPLERLVGWSAAKMAAVPVR
- the hrpA gene encoding ATP-dependent RNA helicase HrpA, with the translated sequence MSTPVISYPPELPVSAAREEIADAIRDHQVVIVAGATGSGKTTQLPKIALELGRTRIAHTQPRRLAARTIAERVAEELQVELGTLVGYKVRFTDKVSDDTRIALMTDGILLNEIHRDRLLTRYDTIIIDEAHERSLNVDFLLGYLVRILPERPDLKVIITSATIDPESFAKHFAPSTGSGTQGDPAPIIEVSGRTYPVEIRYRPLIDDSEETSAAPTAGEPEDEVSAIVAALRELDREAPGDVLVFLPGEAEIRDAADAVRGAYAHDRSPTEVLPLFGRLSAAEQHRVFERSRVAGMRRRVILATNVAETSLTVPGIRYVIDTGTARISRYSNRSKVQRLPIEAISQASANQRSGRAGRTSDGIAIRLYSEEDFDRRPEFTEPEILRTSLASVILQMLSLGFGDIAAFPFLTPPDSRGVKAAFDLLTELGAVEPSRRDGSPHLTRTGRDISRMPIDPRFARMLIEAGRPGSAGSVTRDVLAIVSGMTIQDVRERPEERREEADRLHARFVDPTSDFLTLLNLWNHLREQQRELGSSAFRRLCRAEHLNYVRVREWFDVHRQLRTLVKSPERQGRDTGASDPDAIHRALLSGLLSQIGILDERSAPGGKSHSPAKDPKRRIAEYRGARGIRFSIFPGSGLRKKAPQAVIAAEIVETSRTFARTVAAIDPAWAESLAGDLAKRQVTEPHWSKDAGAAVAFEKVTLFGLEIIPRRRVQFARIDRAASRELFLRHALVEGEWDPTRIDKRVSAFWRSNGELRKRLEKLEERERRRDILAGDEAVYRFYDERIPADVFDVRSFEAWWRETLQSTPKLLVMREGDLLDDEERADQSEFPTRWTQGDQVLGLAYRFEPGAADDGVSVVIPLALLAQVTDRGFDWQVPGLRAELITGLLRALPKAIRRHVVPAADWAEKFGAELAGEGPESHGGLPSRTLKEALARLIQPLANQLVSAADFEEERVPAHLRMNFRAVDERGRTAGSGRDLTALQQQLADRARSSVARSIAAPPRPRGGAKEASAAVAAASARGPIEQDGLTAWTFGDLPEVLDTRVAGGVVRGYPAIVDQGKTASVRVESTADAAAAATRDGVLRLVLLAVPSPSSYVQEHLTSQEKLALAASPYSSAAALIEDCRAAVARAVIDASTGSATGEGRGVIRTEAEFTRVRDAVSASLVDDLFACVSLVARILTASREVERGIKSQNSLALLGPLNDIRTQLSGLLHPGFVSAAGVERLAHFPRYLAGMLDRLKMLASEPGKDRARMTEYERMAKAYEDAGGTIPLAPGAPAPIVETRWLLEEYRISVFAQRLGTAQPVSPQRIMKALAGR
- a CDS encoding ATP-dependent nuclease, with the translated sequence MRFTGVRVKNFRTVGAQDAFLDLSDTLTIIGPNNSGKTNLLQSVQMFFTGYENEHGYLVDEDSPRGKGARTSIVGYFDGDPDGPDSAFYEDLDRLYALYNLTRPGTNIALYLTFSPSGNPTYVFFPNQKRPSEGAVQSNISRLQKQLVIDLLGQFECHFIPSEKSMRELVDHVLTPFIRAVVVDVLQPQLGKIQSELDAVSTNITAALEASGVSGLKASFGFQGGSIENMLSGFDFYLSDPYKTPLARKGQGTQSLAFMAALHWVTSKEEEFGRHSVWLIEEPESFLHPELSHSATQLLELLGRSSTVAMTSHSMAFVPHDPKRVVGTHLDGDGCTALLTFKSHEKATAALRKGLGLRFADYFSLGTSTVLTEGQSDSEYLRWFLTLSEPWDDCEWPKLRSVTFSDRGGAVPLAGFVRSNYEILRKEQPTVSLFDGDEAGIKAVSDLSSYFNGVGVSFNSNREYVYVRNGFAIEGLFPDAWVAQYREDSPTHFVDFQQDAADSLMKFRLRDGNKTTFANRMRERAEAEDTHDWAERWIVVCKALEKALSKQVELIAGE